In the Solanum pennellii chromosome 5, SPENNV200 genome, one interval contains:
- the LOC107018599 gene encoding calmodulin-like protein 3, which produces METDELKRVFHMFDRNGDGRITKKELNDSLENMGIFMSDSDLAQMINKIDVNGDGYIDIDEFGALYETIMEERDEEEDIREAFNVFDQNGDGYITVDELKSVLASLGLKQGRTVDDCKRMIKKVDADGDGMVNFIEFKQMMKSGGFAALS; this is translated from the coding sequence ATGGAGACAGATGAGCTCAAGCGTGTCTTTCATATGTTCGACAGGAACGGTGATGGAAGGATTACGAAAAAGGAGCTGAATGACTCGTTAGAGAACATGGGGATCTTCATGTCTGATTCGGATCTGGCGCAGATGATCAACAAGATTGACGTGAATGGTGATGGCTACATCGATATTGATGAATTTGGTGCTCTATATGAGACCATAATGGAAGAGCGAGATGAGGAGGAAGACATCAGAGAGGCCTTCAATGTGTTCGACCAAAATGGGGACGGATACATTACGGTGGATGAATTAAAATCTGTCTTGGCATCACTTGGTCTCAAGCAAGGGCGGACCGTTGATGATTGCAAGCGGATGATTAAGAAAGTGGATGCTGATGGAGATGGAATGGTGAATTTTATAGAGTTTAAGCAGATGATGAAAAGTGGTGGATTTGCAGCATTGAGTTAA
- the LOC107020235 gene encoding uncharacterized protein LOC107020235 — MDRFPKFNMVVLAPPQLTMWHNDLDGDHRRTLNKYVGALTELINMDGWPELIEVLTGYWDSQRMVIRFGTAEITPTLEEIRDCIDTVGTGIERIARKQDEIFNPNKPSVENIADWFGLRKDFTYWCQDSHVIFRDLNIRFEHASFYAAYNWEFKISYREWNEVRPLTFAVALLGTMVFPHGPRLSINTRVITLVHTLFKGYENQRTTKYYSVAPVILSDIYRALGKCKEGHRYFQGCNLLLQWWILSHLAKGAGTRELHTLDNKNTLKDLNDLLFWANMDNRKTRGR, encoded by the coding sequence ATGGACCGCTTCCCTAAATTCAATATGGTCGTCTTAGCGCCGCCTCAGCTTACGATGTGGCACAACGACTTGGACGGGGATCATAGGCGAACCCTCAACAAGTACGTAGGAGCTTTGACTGAGCTGATCAACATGGATGGTTGGCCAGAGTTAATCGAGGTGCTTACGGGGTACTGGGACAGTCAGAGGATGGTCATCCGTTTCGGAACGGCCGAAATTACCCCTACGCTAGAAGAGATAAGGGATTGCATAGACACCGTGGGCACTGGTATAGAGAGGATAGCCCGAAAACAAGATGAAATTTTTAACCCCAACAAACCTTCCGTAGAGAACATCGCGGATTGGTTTGGACTAAGGAAAGACTTCACTTATTGGTGTCAGGATTCCCACGTGATTTTTAGGGACCTCAACATTAGATTCGAACACGCGAGTTTCTACGCCGCGTACAATTGGGAGTTTAAGATTTCCTACAGGGAGTGGAACGAGGTCCGCCCCCTAACGTTTGCCGTGGCATTGTTGGGAACAATGGTGTTCCCGCACGGTCCGAGATTGAGCATCAACACCAGAGTCATAACGCTCGTTCATACGTTGTTCAAAGGATACGAAAATCAACGAACAACAAAGTACTACTCCGTAGCTCCAGTCATATTATCTGACATATATCGAGCCTTGGGTAAGTGCAAAGAAGGACACCGATATTTCCAGGGGTGTAATCTGCTCCTCCAATGGTGGATTCTCAGCCACTTGGCGAAGGGTGCTGGAACTCGGGAATTGCACACTCTCGACAACAAGAACACTCTCAAGGACCTAAACGACTTACTATTCTGGGCTAACATGGACAATCGGAAAACAAGAGGAAGATGA
- the LOC107019744 gene encoding pollen-specific leucine-rich repeat extensin-like protein 2: MDKGKNVQTELTKEELRRKIERVTREIQKVKEEELKVDMTTAIYKAAAVTLDEDLASQIKRKKEVEMETESLRKRLNLLRLKVHEGKAREANIDIETAALLARSVSLDEELTTCSNSKGGKYLARGQEADDSGPDRESIEEDDEEEIVYKPPFPIITPTSPDQKVLQIPSPNQTQTEEIQPWETTMMKLASQMLWRGRTNELIVQLMQQIADMRVEMQRRQDTPPPGFGPNFIDARPPTYFPSSNLDPTQNHPSTPVHNPSGIDMTTQNPQYASVSYQTPSPLPNNPPQMPPHPQNTQTAPPPQNQNQNPTAFNPQTPHPHLTQNINPQNYPQNYQTAQNVPSPSIAPPLPKRTTFQVPIPAEHEVHGSELDHYEEQEREWKAREEAKIDIKEIKRAMKELQSFQTSPE, encoded by the exons ATGGACAAAGGCAAGAACGTCCAGACGGAGCTCACTAAAGAGGAATTGCGAAGAAAGATCGAGCGAGTCACTCGAGAAATTCAGAAGGTTAAAGAGGAAGAACTCAAAGTAGACATGACCACGGCAATCTACAAAGCTGCAGCCGTGACATTGGATGAGGATCTGGCGTCGcagataaaaagaaagaaagaggttGAGATGGAAACCGAAAGCTTGAGGAAAAGGTTGAACTTGCTTCGTTTGAAGGTGCACGAAGGAAAGGCAAGAGAAGCAAATATAGATATTGAGACTGCCGCACTGTTAGCCAGAAGTGTGTCACTCGATGAGGAATTGACGACCTGTAGCAACTCAAAGGGCGGAAAATACCTCGCCCGTGGCCAGGAAGCAGACGACAGTGGCCCCGACAGAGAATCGATTGAGGAGGACGATGAGGAGGAAATCGTCTACAAGCCTCCATTTCCGATT ATCACCCCTACTTCACCAGATCAAAAGGTCCTGCAGATTCCTTCCCCGAACCAAACTCAGACAGAGGAAATACAGCCATGGGAGACAACAATGATGAAGTTAGCCTCACAGATGTTGTGGCGTGGCAGAACAAATGAGCTAATTGTGCAACTGATGCAGCAGATAGCTGATATGAGAGTCGAGATGCAGCGAAGGCAGGACACGCCTCCACCCGGATTCGGCCCTAATTTTATTGACGCAAGACCTCCGACGTACTTCCCCTCGTCCAACTTGGATCCAACTCAGAACCACCCGTCAACACCCGTACATAACCCGTCTGGGATAGATATGACAACCCAAAACCCCCAGTACGCTTCGGTATCCTATCAAACCCCCTCACCGCTTCCAAACAACCCTCCACAAATGCCACCACACCCCCAGAACACTCAAACAGCCCCACCACCCCAAAATCAGAACCAAAATCCGACCGCCTTCAACCCCCAAACACCACATCCCCACTTAACCCAAAATATCAATCCTCAAAACTATCCACAAAACTATCAAACTGCACAAAACGTCCCGAGCCCTTCCATAGCTCCACCCCTCCCAAAAAGAACCACATTCCAAGTTCCCATCCCGGCCGAGCATGAGGTGCACGGTTCCGAGTTGGATCATTACGAGGAGCAGGAGAGAGAGTGGAAGGCAAGGGAAGAAGCGAAGATCGACATAAAGGAGATTAAGAGGGCAATGAAAGAGTTGCAATCGTTCCAGACGTCGCCGGAATGA
- the LOC107019743 gene encoding vinorine synthase-like, whose translation MAARRFVFNESNILALNMNAEHSTSRVEAVLAFVWEAVIAAMQKRNNNNSIKNYVIRIPIDLRRRTQPPLPQQTMGIIIHMVEANWEVSEGPLDYKLLVKKIQDSIKNVTKHSYDVKNMDDRVRTMNKEERILGSTSLCKFPFYDIDFRWGRPKWHLWEA comes from the coding sequence ATGGCAGCGAGAAGATTCGTATTCAATGAGTCCAATATTTTGGCTCTGAATATGAATGCAGAACATTCAACTTCTCGAGTAGAGGCTGTGCTAGCCTTTGTATGGGAAGCAGTTATTGCAGCTATGCAGAAAAggaacaataataatagtatcaAGAATTATGTAATTCGAATTCCAATAGACTTAAGGAGAAGAACTCAACCTCCATTACCTCAACAAACCATGGGAATTATCATTCATATGGTTGAGGCAAATTGGGAAGTTTCTGAGGGGCCATTAGACTATAAGTTACTAgtgaaaaaaattcaagattcaATAAAGAATGTGACTAAACATAGCTATGATGTAAAGAATATGGATGATAGAGTAAGAACAATGAACAAAGAAGAGCGAATACTTGGCTCCACTAGTTTATGCAAGTTTCCTTTCTATGATATTGATTTTAGATGGGGTAGGCCAAAATGGCATCTGTGGGAAGCGTAG